From the genome of Spinacia oleracea cultivar Varoflay chromosome 2, BTI_SOV_V1, whole genome shotgun sequence, one region includes:
- the LOC110787610 gene encoding uncharacterized protein yields the protein MEKCKVEGNVSSNDGISHGLASSTGENKTNVHNRRDAEVSTVSSERVNAHQASVKSDLSSDTGKPFNGKRKDLDYSVMAEASRGYHTTKRAFHNKLLKTDSTSSKESGEVFQLSSVDSTDPIPCQSSNEDLVERKPCLIQLHESKIVFRERESSVTVKSESKAAAFQSSHHCNFDLNEGIEGHPAEFQKIPPISVVAKIGVPMGLPKKPLQFGGKLGLKRSGSISAFCPHTYFKNPERGNRSCSNRGIDLNVAATLDSDFFAEESSMNFTSKQPERFLLDLNCQSENDENHHKPGAPSFDLNDNLMMEDTRKNTHHNRHSENQQLVRKSGAADTVTRFGGNVNQPEFEMRRPSYWVDLSCMRGVTHVQPHPYLVAGPAAEQVQMVVPSGLYFGKVNNLSPTFYPPSVLPHLNNQHGSVPIPQISGSVLAAYPGAVQFLEGPQGMHPHSLTNMRPTFFPNGSIPFMENGSRGVSNTELLIPVRNGLFEARERAVEQASQINYRQMASWN from the coding sequence ATGGAGAAGTGTAAAGTTGAGGGTAATGTCTCTTCTAACGATGGCATTAGCCATGGGCTCGCTTCCTCGACTGGTGAGAACAAAACAAATGTACATAATCGTAGAGATGCTGAGGTTTCTACTGTTTCATCAGAAAGGGTAAATGCACATCAGGCTTCTGTAAAGAGCGACTTGAGCTCAGATACCGGGAAACCCTTTAATGGAAAGAGGAAAGATCTTGATTATTCAGTGATGGCAGAAGCTAGTCGTGGGTATCATACTACCAAGAGGGCTTTCCACAATAAGCTACTGAAAACTGATTCAACGTCATCTAAAGAAAGTGGTGAAGTGTTTCAGCTAAGTTCAGTTGATTCTACGGATCCTATACCATGTCAGTCGTCCAATGAAGATTTGGTTGAGAGGAAGCCATGTCTAATTCAGTTACACGAATCAAAAATTGTTTTCCGAGAGCGAGAATCATCTGTAACTGTAAAATCAGAATCTAAAGCTGCTGCTTTCCAAAGTTCACATCATTGTAACTTTGATCTGAATGAAGGTATAGAGGGACATCCAGCAGAATTTCAGAAAATTCCACCAATATCCGTGGTGGCCAAGATTGGGGTTCCTATGGGCTTGCCTAAGAAGCCATTGCAATTTGGTGGAAAGCTTGGGTTGAAGAGATCTGGCAGTATCAGTGCTTTCTGCCCCCACACTTATTTCAAGAATCCTGAAAGAGGAAATAGAAGTTGCAGTAATAGAGGGATCGACCTGAATGTTGCCGCCACATTGGATTCCGATTTTTTTGCTGAAGAGTCTTCTATGAACTTCACTTCAAAGCAGCCTGAAAGATTCCTCCTTGACCTGAATTGCCAAAGTGAAAATGATGAAAATCACCACAAACCAGGTGCACCAAGTTTTGATTTAAACGACAATCTTATGATGGAGGATACACGGAAAAACACTCATCATAATCGACACAGTGAAAACCAGCAGCTGGTCAGAAAAAGTGGCGCTGCTGACACAGTAACTCGTTTTGGGGGAAATGTCAATCAACCCGAGTTTGAAATGAGAAGACCTTCGTACTGGGTAGATCTGAGTTGTATGCGAGGTGTTACTCATGTTCAACCCCACCCTTATCTTGTGGCTGGCCCTGCAGCTGAACAAGTGCAGATGGTAGTACCTTCTGGACTTTATTTTGGAAAAGTAAACAATTTGTCCCCTACATTCTACCCTCCTAGTGTCCTACCACACCTTAATAATCAGCATGGCAGCGTTCCGATTCCCCAAATCTCCGGTTCTGTTCTTGCAGCCTACCCCGGGGCTGTTCAATTCCTGGAAGGTCCTCAGGGAATGCACCCTCATTCATTAACAAACATGAGACCGACTTTCTTTCCTAATGGTAGTATACCTTTTATGGAGAACGGAAGCAGGGGAGTAAgcaacacggagcttttgattCCTGTGAGGAATGGGTTGTTCGAAGCGAGAGAAAGGGCAGTTGAACAGGCTTCTCAAATTAATTACAGACAGATGGCCTCTTGGAACTAG